Proteins encoded within one genomic window of Humulus lupulus chromosome 1, drHumLupu1.1, whole genome shotgun sequence:
- the LOC133810687 gene encoding uncharacterized protein LOC133810687, with protein MWEFRGEDITEVNEDQEEVESNSEEDIPYDSDDDEDNDDMRPALEDLASQYHRKSDFVNLGDSNEHNDERNTLPDLFAEAEQELYFGCTTFSILTFIVNLMHIKVMCGWSNKSFDLLLDLLSKAFPKDNKIPRSYYDAKKMLHDLGLGYETIHVCEYDCALFWKESKNAERCPICGHERFKFQGTKGKKIPHKKMQYFPITPRLQRLFMSRHTSSDMRWHKEEHVDKKGVLRHPADAEVWKDFDRQYPDFAKESRNVRLGFATNGFNPFGDLSNSYSMWPVLLMPYNMPSWRCMKREFLMMSLLIPGRRAPGKDIDVYLQPLIDELKELWENGVRTFDIIDKEYFTMRAAILWTIHDFPAYGIVSGYSTQGYKACPVCEDDTSSFRIRGKTCFMGHRRYLCPNHQWRNDMEYDGTIERRPPPRILTGDEILDKLKGVWKCRVGKNDKIIKDDKQQMKDACYENNMNWRRKSIFWELEYWPKLKLRHNLDVMHIEKNICDSVVGTIFSIDGKSKDTEKARLD; from the coding sequence ATGTGGGAGTTTCGCGGGGAAGATATCACAGAAGTAAACGAAGATCAAGAAGAAGTAGAATCAAACAGTGAAGAGGACATACCATATGACAGTGATgatgatgaagacaatgacgatatGAGACCAGCATTAGAAGATTTAGCTAGTCAATATCATAGGAAGAGTGATTTTGTGAACCTTGGAGATTCAAATGAGCACAATGATGAAAGGAATACATTACCTGACTTATTTGCAGAAGCAGAACAGGAGTTATACTTTGGATGTACAACGTTCTCAATCTTAACATTTATTGTTAATCTAATGCACATTAAAGTGATGTGTGGTTGGAGTAACAAATCATTTGATTTGTTGCTCGACTTACTTTCGAAAGCATTTCCCAAAGACAATAAAATTCCACGATCTTATTATGACGCTAAGAAAATGTTGCATGATCTTGGTTTAGGGTACGAAACTATTCATGTATGTGAGTATGATTGTGCTTTATTTTGGAAAGAGAGTAAAAATGCTGAAAGATGTCCTATATGTGGTCATGAACGATTCAAATTCCAAGGAACTAAAGGCAAGAAGATCCCACACAAAAAGATGCAATATTTTCCTATAACTCCACGACTACAGAGACTTTTTATGTCACGCCATACATCATCTGATATGAGGTGGCATAAGGAAGAACATGTTGATAAAAAAGGTGTACTTAGACACCCGGCAGATGCagaggtttggaaggattttgatAGACAATATCCAGATTTTGCAAAAGAATCTAGAAATGTAAGGCTTGGATTTGCAACAAATGGGTTCAATCCATTCGGTGATTTATCAAACTCGTATAGTATGTGGCCAGTGTTACTAATGCCATATAACATGCCGTCATGGAGATGCATGAAACGAGAATTCTTAATGATGTCATTATTGATTCCGGGACGTCGTGCTCCAGGAAAAGACATAGATGTCTATTTACAACCTCTGATCGATGAGCTGAAAGAACTATGGGAAAATGGTGTACGTACTTTTGATATTATTGATAAAGAATATTTTACAATGCGTGCAGCAATATTGTGGACAATccatgattttccagcatatggtatTGTATCTGGGTATAGCACTCAAGGTTATAAAGCTTGTCCTGTTTGTGAAGATGACACATCTTCATTTCGAATAAGAGGAAAAACATGTTTCATGGGTCATCGTCGATATTTGTGTCCGAACCACCAATGGCGCAATGATATGGAGTATGATGGTACAATCGAACGGCGTCCACCTCCAAGAATTTTAACAGGAGATGAAATCTTAGATAAATTAAAAGGTGTATGGAAATGCAGGGTAGGTAAAAATGATAAGATCATTAAGGACGATAAGCAACAAATGAAGGATGCCTGTTATGAAAATAACATGAACTGGAGGCGAAAAAGTATTTTTTGGGAGTTAGAATATTGGCCTAAATTAAAACTAAGACATAATTTGGATGTGATGCATATTGAGAAAAATATATGTGATAGTGTAGTTGGTACAATATTTAGTATTGATGGGAAGTC